Part of the Fusarium musae strain F31 chromosome 3, whole genome shotgun sequence genome, GGGCAAGGAGGGTAGTCGCCAGCGGCGTCGCTGGGAGAATGGTATGGCTTTATCATTGATAAGGAAGCACTCCGAACTCGGATCTGCTTCCTTTTGCGCAGCAGCATACTGATCGTTGGCCTCGCTGTGTTAGACCGCTTGATGGGCGTTCCAAACGCTCAACCGCCTCTGCCTTCCGATTACGAAGTCCATCCTACTCATCCGATCCACCGAGTGCCTTACCAGCTTGCCCAGTTCTGGGACCGTGGCGTGCGCAAACAGGTTGAGGATAAGACGGCCCGTCTCCTTGCTGAACGCAAGAAACAGCAACTCAAGGCAGGCAGCGCCACGGGTCTCGGAGCTGGTGAGGTTCCTCGCGATCTCCGCGAAGCCACTAAGCGCAGTCCCGTTGTGCGCACCTGGGTGCGGTCGCTGGAAGAGCCTGTGCGACAATATCTCGCTAATCAGCAGGCTATGACCACAACGCCAGCTGTCACTgctgatgacgatgctgaTAGTGCAGCTGAGCAGATGGactccgatgatgaagagattgtGTTCGTCGGTAGGAACGGCGCCATGAGGGAGCtcagagagaagaaggcaaCATGGAAGCATGCGCATCGTGAAGTGTCACAGGAGACGGTCGACTCGGGTATGCTATTTGACTCGTTCGGCACCGATGAAAGCGCCGCCTTCAAGTGAGTATCGACATCGAGGGTGCAGTGCAACTACTAACAACTTTTAGGCGCTGGCTCACACATACCATCTCGGACTATTACGGCATCCAATCTCGCTCCGTCAATCTCTCAAATCCTACGCGTCGAGTCGTCTATGTTGGTCTTAAGGCCTCACAGGGCGCCTTGCCTTTACGAAAGTTACCGCGGCCAATGTGGGAGGTCTGTTGAACGATTTTGAACTTTTGGGGGGTATCTGACCCAACCTGAATAGTGTTTGAGATGCATGAATAGACGTACAAGCGTAGACGGTAAGCATGGGTATGTATGTAGGGCAATAGAAGCGATCTCACTGAGCTCGGTGGGCATAAGTCTGTTGTGCTGCGATGTGATATTGCTTGAAGCTGCTCATTGTGATCTGTAACACGCCCTTCCCTGCGTACTCGAGTGCATCTCTAGTTACCTGGTCATTGATCCACAAGTCGGGGACTCAAAGTTCTCACAGGTAGGTCTAAATGTAGGTGACCCATCGTAAAGTACAGAAACATTGTGCTCCAGTTACTCCGTACATTTTATGTGGTGGCTGACTACACCCACTCTCGGTCCAAGATTCTCGAAACATTGCTTAGTATTCTCCTGCCTCCCATGATTTGACCATATTTGGAAACTCGTTCTTCTGCCCTCATACTTAAAAAGTTCGCAAGTCCGCCTTGACCGTATTCAGATACTAGCAGACCTGCTATTATTTGTGCTGCACTGATATTGAGACCAGCACGGCGCAGAAATAACTCCCATGCACCATCACGAAAGTCAAGAAAAGACCGAAACTgatgagctgatgaagaaTAGCGGGACATTATGGACAAAGCCCATTTAGAAAGTGTTTCATCGCAGCCAGAAACCAGATGTGTTGATATGCCTGCTCGAAGACTTGTTGTGAAACGTACGAAGTCAGCATACCCGGAGATATCAGAGGGTGTTGGTGACCCGACATATTCTCCCAACGGATTCGATTCTGATAccaatataaataaagattcGTATTTCTCACTTACTTGTCTGACTCTTTCACGAAATGGTATGAGAGCACTGGATCCAGGAAGAGGTTTCTGCTTCACTTTCAGTATCGTAGTTAATATGAGGCCGGCACCAGGGCTCATGGATATATCAGCCTCAAACGCCAAAGACGAAATGATTTCCCTTCTTTGAGCCGATCCAGGAGACCAGGAAACTGTGTTGTACTGTGAGAAGTCTCGGTCGATGAGCTCAGCTTGTGGCCAGACTTTCTCCAGGTAGGAGAGAGTGCTGCGATTCAAGTCCAACGAGACTATGTAACGACAAGTCTCCTGAGGAATGTCGAGATTTGGAACCGGAGCGTCTTGCAGCTCGCTCTGGGCCTCTTCTTGGATAACGGGTAGTATTGTAGGATCAGCCATGAATGGCATGGCCCTTAGGGCTGCCGAACTTCGAGAGGAGCTACTGCCTTTCTTCAGCCTTTTCGGTTGTCGAAGCTGCATGAAACTAGACAACAAGCTGCTGGACGCACTCGGGTCAGTGGCTTCCAGCAATAGATTCTCCCTCTCGCAAACATGCTTATTTCCTGTTCCCTGTCGTAACGAACCTATTAATTCCTTCAAGGACGGCGCAACATGAGGCttctgagattgagaagtaGCCGTCGAGCTGTCCTGATTCTGGTGATAAATTGATGGTGACGACACCACAACTGAGGCAACTTCTTGTtcaatctcttcatcattcaGAATATGGAGCACCATTGGTAAGTTTCGACAAACGATGTAGTCGTGACTGCATAGTCGGGGAGGCCTTAGGGTAAGCAATTCTCTCGCCACAGGTCCCAACTGAATAGATGCCTCGGTCAATGAAACTTTGCCACTCTCATGAGGGATTGGCGTCCATTTAAGTGATGCTTCGAGACGCCTTAGGTCCTTGTAGCAGGTCAAATGAAAGGCCTTGGAGAAAAATTGTTGTAGCCATTCAAAATGATCCTGCGAAGCGGACAAATGTAACATCCATTCAGGATCAGGTGTCTGAAAATCGAGTGCTGGTACCTGCAATCGTAATAAAGCGTCTTCTGGGTTCAACCGTTCTTGTTCCAATCGCTGATTTGCCTGGTGGTGTTTCTCATCTAATATAGACTGCAATGCTTCTTCGAAATATCCCCCATCATCAGCTGAAGATTGGGGTGCTTCCTCATAACGCAGGAGATGAGGTGCCAAAGTTTCTGCAAAATTACCCCGAGCTGGACTGGTAGCAGTGCTAGATGGCAACATAGGTACGTCTAACCTGAGAGATGAATGGTTCTTTGCTGTATTAGACAAGAAAGCCGCCTTAGCCGTCGGAGGAGAGCTGGGCATAGTTGAAGGTGCAAGAGGCTCAGAGTCCACAAAGCCATGTTGCATATTCCAACCTAAGTCCTCAACTGCAGGATTGGATGGACTGCTTGGTTCTGAGGTCAGATCGATCATCATATGTTCTGTGCTTGGAAGAAATGGTTCGTCCAAGTCAGAGGCAGGGGAAAGCGGAGGAGACACCGGCTCTAAGTTTGAACGGTAATGCTAACGAAATCAGAACAAATCCCGAGCTTTCCCACCCTGACTCACTTTATCTAGAGAGAATATCTGTTTGATTTGGTCTGGCGTGCAAGCCTGATTTGGTGTCTGTTGTGTATAGAACGAAGCGTGGTCAGATTCCGTAAATGTAGGCTCATCACCCTCTAATTCACGTAAGGCTAATGTTTTCCATCGTGAGACGGTGGATGGAAAGCCAAGGCCTTCATCTTTCTCAGCACTGACATAGGTCAATGGGATCCATTCGGTCAGGATGTTGCAAGAGCTTGCAATCTGGATATCTTGTAGATATTGTGACAGTTCTGTTTGCAGATCATGTCCTGTATACATGCTTTCCGAGGGGAGTCGAAGGCCTTTTGTTTGGCCTAGAAATCTAAAtacagaagaagcagggaCCTTGGGGTCTATAGGGATGTCGTAGCTTTCCTCTTCGAGAAACGGCTCTAATGCGATCTTCGTGCGAGGCAAAGGTGCTGCAGTTAGTCCAGGCTGATCAACTAGCCCATTCTCTTTTGCCGGTTCCGCAGTTTCTCGTAGCTGTCTGACAAGATCTCGAAATCGATATGGGGCGCCTTGATGATTATGGAAACATTGGTTCTTAATAGCGTAATCGACGACTTCTCGACTTCTGGCAGTTGAGGCTGTAGTTGAACTCATGCTGAGAAGTAAGGCACATCAGGTAGATAACTTAGTAGTAAGGACTTAAGATGTCATAAAGAGAGACTTCAAGTTGGATTTCACATGGTGAATCGACTCTGAGTACCTTATCAGAtattaggtaaggtaccttatgcGAATTGGTGTATTCCCTTGACTCCTTCCTCCAAAGTCTGATGTTCATGTTTATTGTGGACACCTAGGCAAGGGCTGAGTGCAGAGGGTGCGATGGAAGACGAGAAGGGTTGCTTCAGTGGCAGCGCACGCCTCATCACTGACTGATCCTCAGACTATGCCGCAATGATCTAGTAAGAGTTCTTGAGTATGACTTTTATGGTATAAACTATTTCTTCTAGGTAAAGATGTTAAGCTTGTAATTAGAGGGCTGACATAGTGTCTCTGACCCAAGGCAGCAAGAAAGCTTCAGAGCTTGAATTAGTGAGGTTGTCGAAAACCCTCATGCTAGAGACCTTTCAAGCCTATACTTAACTTACCTTACTCAAGTCTTTGTGTCATGGAGTTGGGATcatgtttcttttctccccTCACCTCCAGCTGCTTCTTACATGGGGTGTAAGTGTTTATGCCCCCACTAAACggcatactccgtacatgcATCTCAAATCCATTTTAGGAGCCTAGGAACTTAACGAACCCCACCGGACCGCTGTAATCCGCACTAACTCCGGGGGCTAGTGACGCACCTGGTCCCGGAGACAAGCAGTTAGTTGCATTGGAGAGCTTTTGAACCTCGACAGTTCTCGTCGAGGGGCAAACACCGTTACCTTGCTTCTCCTCTACATCCAACGCTTGCGACCCCTTTAACGAGCAAGACAATATGGCATATGTCGCACCTATCCATCGCGCTACAAGCATACGCCATGCCCTACGGGCGAACGTGCTCTCCCCTGATATAGATGACTTGGTTGTGGCGTAAGAGCTCCAACGCCTTCGATGACGCCTCGAGCAGATGCTGATTGAGGCTTCACAGGAAGGCGAACCGACTCGAAATATGGCGCCTCACAGAGGAGGGCCTCGTGTGCCTACAGACGAAACTCATCCACGGCTCAATAGCGATGCTGCAATGTTTACGACCCAAAGGTTCAGAGACCGATCTATTGTTTATCGGCACCGATAGACTGCATTACTTCAACCTGGTGTGGAACCCGTTAACAAAGCAACTGGAGACCATCGAGCGCGTTATCGAAGACCTGGCAGAGCCATATATGCGACATTCGTCAAGTCAGAATAAATGCATTGTCGATCCGACCGGACGATTCCTAGCCATGCATCTTTGGGAGGGAGTATTGAATGTTTTCAAACTCCCCATACGCAAGGGCTCTACCAACAAGCTGGAACGACTCGACCAGGTTAGACTCACAGAACTTTTCATGAAGGCAAGCACTTTCATCCACAGCCGGACCGGTCACCCGACCATTGCCTTTTTATACAAGACACAGTTGGAGCAGGAAGAAGCCCGATTGGTCATATATAGGTTAACTCACGATGACAAAGGGAACACCGTTTCCAAGTTCGACCCCCATAAAGACAGAGAGCTCGACGTTGTCATTCCTGACCCGTACGCCTCAATGCTCATTCCTGTTCCGTTAGACGAGGAAAAGCGTTACCATGTGCGCAACACCGAAGGAGCAAAGGCACATTTAGGTGGCATCTTAGTCATTGGAGAGACTCTTCTTACATATTTTGATGGCCTGACACACAGAAGTGTATCTTCGGTTCTTCAGGATCCGAGAATATTTGTTTCTTGGGCTGAGTACGATGGTACACATTACTTGTTGGCTGATGACTATGGACGACTGGATCTGTTGACGATTGAGACAAACCTCGAAACCACCGGCGTTGTTGTGACCGGCATGACACTCGAGCCTCTCAAGATCGGTCGCTCACCAGCCATCACATCCAGAGCGTCCAATCTGGTTTATCTTGGGGATAACACCTTATTTGTGGCTTCACACCACGGTGACTCGCAGCTTTATCAGATCGACGTGGAAAGCGCCACTGTCACGCTGGTCCAGTCCTTCTCAAATAATGCGCCCATTCTTGATTTTTCCATCATGGATATGGGCAACCGAGAAGGCGACGCTCAAGCTGGCAATGCCTTTTCGTCTGGTCAGTCAAGAATAGTCGCAGGCTGTGGTGCCTACCGCGATGGGAGCCTTCGAAGTATTCGAAGCGGTGTCGGTCTTGAAGATAGAGGTGTTCTGGACGAGCTGGAGGGGACCAGGGGTCTCTTTACACTTCGTTCATACGGGTCTGACCTGGTAGATACCCTGGTTGTCTCAGCAATCACCGAGACAAGAGTTCTCAGTTTCGACCGTGAAGGCGGGATTGAAGAGATATACTCTTTCCAGGGCATGTCACTCGACACCGAGACCCTTTTGGCTTCAAATCTTCCCAACGGACAGTTGCTCCAGATCACTCCTCACTCAGTCGTCTTACTTGATCCCGAAAGTGGCACGGCAACCAATAAATGGGACGTTCCAAGCGGCAAGTCGATCACAAGAGCGTCAGCAAACAGCAAGTGGGCATTGCTTTCAGTTGATGGAACATCCCTTGTCTCATTAAATCTCTTGCAGAACCTGGCTGTTAACATTCAACAAAGCCAAAACCACTCAGACTCACAAGCTGATCAAATATCATGCATACATGCTGCCCAGGATCCACCAGATCTCGGTGTAGTCGGCTGGTGGTCTTCTGGACAGATATCGTTGATAGATATGGCTTCCTTGAAGCCACTCCATGGAGAGTCCATGAGGCAAACTGAGGATAGTGCGACAGTCCCCAGAGATATTGCACTCGTCCAACTACATCCGCCTGAGATATCGGGGCCTACACTTTTGGTCGCAATGGAAGACGGCAATGTGGTTACGTTCAATGTATCTACCAAGGGCTTCGCTGTCTCTGGTCGGAAAAGCGTGACTTTGGGCAGTAACCCAGCTCGACTACATATACTCCCGCAACAGGATGGGACATCGAACGTTTTTGTGACGACTGAGCATGCCAGTCTCATCTATGGCGCCGAAGGACGGATCATATTCTCTGCCACAACCGCCGACGATGCCACCTTTGTTGCACCATTTGATTCCCATGCCTTCCCAGATTCCGTGATTCTGTCTACAGACCAGCATATTCGAATCTGTCATGTTGATAAGGAGAGACTTACACACGTGAAGGCTCTCCCTGTCAACGAAACTGTCAGACGAGTAGCCTACTCCCCAGGACTGAAAGCCTTTGGTCTAGGctccatcaagaaggagttAGTCGGCAACGAAGAGGTTGTGTCGAGCTCATTCaggcttgttgatgagattgtaTTCAAGGAGCTCGGTTCGCCTTTCCCATTGAATGCTTCAAGCAGCCTCGAGATTGTCGAATGTGTCATTAGGACTGAGCTCCCCGATGTTGGCGGCAACCATGTGGAGAGATTTGTTGTTGGCACAAGCTTCATCAGTGATGGGGTGGAAGACCCAAACGGTACTGGCGGCCGTATCCTGGTCCTCGGAGTTGACTCAAATCGTCAGGTGTACCAGATTGTCTCCCACAATTTGAAAGGCCCTTGCCGGTGTTTAGGCATGGTTGATGACAACATCATTGCTGGACTGTCCAAGACAGTTGTGGCCTACAGTTTCCTGCAAGAGACAAGCAGTTTCGGTTCACTCCAGAAGCTCGCTGTTTATCGCCCGGCGGCCTTGCCTCTGGATCTTGACGTATCCGGCAACATGATTGGCGTGGTTGATCTGATGCAGTCACTATCTTTGGTTGAGTTCATCCCTGCACAAGATGGCAACAAGGCCAAGTTACAGGAACGGGCACGTCACTTCGAGCCTCTATGGGCCACCTCGGTCTGTCATATTGAAGGAGAGAGGTGGCTGGAGGCTGATTCAAAGGGCAATCTCGTTGTCCTGCAACGAAACGTGGATGCGCCGACAGAGCAAGACCGAATGCGCCTGGAGATTACGAGCGAAATGAATATTGGCGAACAGATCAACCGGATTCGAAAACTCAATGTCCCAATGGCGGAGAACGGAATTATCCATCCACGAGCCTTCCTCGCCTCGGTAAGCACACACTGCAGTAGAACATGAGACATAAGCTAATAGGAAATAGGCCGAGGGCTCGTTGTATCTTTACGGTGATATTGCACCACAGTACCAGGACCTGCTTATGACGTTCCAGTCAAAGATGGAAGAGTACATTCACGTACCAGGAAGCGTCGAATTTAAGCTATGGCGTTCCTTCCGTAATGAAAACCGGGAGAGCGAGGGACCTTTCCGATTTATAGACGGGGAGATGGTTGAGAGATTCTTGGATATGGATGAAGGAAAGCAAGAGCTTGTTTGCGAAGGTCTCGGACCAAGTATCGAGGATATGCGCAACTTGATTGAGGAGTTGAGAAGAATGCATTGAGATGGTTCTCATAGATGAATGAGTTATGTTGCCCTGGCTCTCACTGGGGTTGTCTTTACATGGATGTTATGTTGGTTGATAAATGTTCAGGACGAATGGGTCAAAGATGATTGGTCAGAAGCCATGAAGTCATAGAGATATTGATATGAGTCCATTGAGTCGTGACTGGTATGCATGAGGTACTTGGAGAGACTGAGCCGAGTGTACATCGAACTTGTTCTCTATTCAAGAGTATTTTTGCGTCACAATGACTGATTATCCATCTTCGTAGTCATAATCAAGGTGAAAGCTGGAGAGGCAAGGAGAACCCAGGTGCCCGGGATAGACCGGAAACCCCACCCGAAAGTGACCGGACCAATGGCGAGGCTTCAATTTCCGAGCTCAACTTGATCTGGCAGCCTGAGGCCACATTGTGTAGCCAAAACTTTCGGCAAAGCATCATCAGCCGATTACCACCAAGGAAAAGACCTCAAACCTTCCCTTCGACGACCTCACCCTCGCAACCGCCACACCCCACGATCCCTCACGATGGCGACCCTCGCGACCGCTTCTCGTCTCTGCTTGCGCACGGCTGCAAAGCCCGCCGTCCCTGCTGTGCGCGCCCTCAGCACCACCGCCGTTCGAACCGACAGCGCGTCCGCCTCCGGATACTCCAGCCCTTTCAAATTCCAGGGTGAGAGCAAGGGTGCTCAGATTCCCAACTTTGGGAAATACGTCTCCTCCGGCGACGAGACGAAGAACAAGCTCTACTCGTACTTCATGGTCGGTGCTCTCGGTGCCGTCAGTGCTGCTGGAGCCAAGAGCACAGTTCAGGGTGGGTTGAAATCCGGTTCTAGGTCCGGTGTCTTGCCATTGGGTTGCAATTGGTGTTGTACCTTGTTGGCATGATGTCCGGGATGGTCAATTGATGGTTACTAACGATGGAATGACAGAGTTCCTGGTCAACATGTCTGCTTCCGCCGACGTTCtggccatggccaaggttgaggttgatctgAGCTCTATCCCTGAGGGCAAGAACGTGAGTCGGGATATAGTCTAGCAAAAACGACGCAACATTGCTGAACGGTTCTTCAGGTTATCATCAAGTGGCGAGGCAAGCCCGTTTTCATCCGACACCGAACCCAAGACGAGATCGACCAGGCAAACAAGGTCAACATCTCTGCTCTTCGTGATCCCGAGGAGGACAGCGCCCGTGTCAAGAACCCCGAGTGGCTTATCATGTTGGGTATGTGATTTGGTGAACTGGTACAGCATCCCAACCTATATATTGACGAATCCTCAGGTGTCTGCACCCACTTGGGTTGTGTCCCCATTGGCGAGGCCGGTGACTACGGCGGTTGGTTCTGCCCTTGCCACGGTTCTCACTACGATATCTCCGGCCGAATAAGGAAGGGTCCTGCCCCTCTCAACCTCGAGATTCCCGAGTACGATTTCCCCGAGGATGGCAAGCTGGTCGTCGGTTAAGCAGACCATGTAAGagtatatcttttataacgGAGAAACGAAGGAAAGGAGAGATGAGAGTGGGAGCGCATTAGACTGGCGGGCGGACCACAACACACAACACTCGACGCATGCCCATACCGAGGCCCCTGGGTGGGCGCAAGTTTGCTGTTTCTTAGACGTGGCCTTTCTGTCCATTtgtataaaaataaaacgTCCTAGGAAAAATCTCAGTCAGCAGGCTCAAAGAGAggggttgaggagaagacaAGAGCGGGAGAATGAGTGCAAGATGCATCTCGTGTACGAGGTGTTGTACTAATTGATTTTCATTGCCTTTATTTTGAGGTTATATAATCATGTGAAGTGTCAGAGAAGCCCTCATACCTACTCAAATCCAGGCTGTATATTTTGAAACCAACATCTAGCGACCTCAAGGTCGCGTATCTGACGTTACTTGAAGAGGCTCATCAGCCCTGTCAAATCGAGAATTATAGCTAATGACTGTAACTTTACTTACATAACCTGGCATAGTACAAAGTCGTTGATAAATCAAGAATGGAGTTGTACATGGCAGGACAAACTATAATCACTTTTATCTAGTTAAATATATGCCAGTGCATGTATATGCACCCTGTACCATAACGATGCCTGGTATCACACAATAATGAGTTAAAACATTCAGTCATGAACGGACACCCAAGCTTTTGACTCTATACCTGACAATCCGAACTCATTACATTTCATCTTAATGGCCATGTCCATCATCCTCCCTCTGCTCAGGGTCCAACTTGATCAGGGTATCGATACgcatgatgctgatgcagGCCTCAACGGCACTCTTGAGTTGTCGGACCTTACTGAGACTGGGCTCAAGCACACCCATCTTAATCTCGTCAACAACCTTGCCCTTTGCGAGGTCAAGGCCGTAGTTCTTAtaacccttcttcttggcaatggtcttctcatcctcgctACCGTCACCCTCAGCGATGCGCTGTGACAGAGCGTGCCTTGATCGAAGCTGGGCAGTGAGCTCTGCAGCATCCTTGGCAGCGTTAA contains:
- the FES1_2 gene encoding hsp70 nucleotide exchange factor fes1 (EggNog:ENOG41~BUSCO:EOG09264MIL), which translates into the protein MATLATASRLCLRTAAKPAVPAVRALSTTAVRTDSASASGYSSPFKFQGESKGAQIPNFGKYVSSGDETKNKLYSYFMVGALGAVSAAGAKSTVQEFLVNMSASADVLAMAKVEVDLSSIPEGKNVIIKWRGKPVFIRHRTQDEIDQANKVNISALRDPEEDSARVKNPEWLIMLGVCTHLGCVPIGEAGDYGGWFCPCHGSHYDISGRIRKGPAPLNLEIPEYDFPEDGKLVVG